A genomic stretch from Mya arenaria isolate MELC-2E11 chromosome 10, ASM2691426v1 includes:
- the LOC128204477 gene encoding uncharacterized protein LOC128204477, protein MDHIQDTAGSAFHVDRIVMKDVTHQRENVMHVKMGGALECNQMDGHCTLGCGNGYKQTNTGCIDDQMNQNGGAGHGTSGSVIGGAVGGVFGLLTVALIIGLLIIVRRRRQDSTDGPKTDAAEESSVVYQNTSASAGIYNELKDKMDEAKPSKGHVNNAKGQYANCSLLKPE, encoded by the exons ATGGATCATATCCAGGATACAGCGGGAAGTGCGTTCCATGTGGACCGAATTGTTATGAAGGATGTAACTCATCAACGGGAGAATGTTATGCATGTGAAGATGG GTGGGGCTCTTGAATGCAACCAAATGGATGGTCACTGCACATTGGGATGTGGGAATGGGTACAAACAGACAAACACAGGATGTATTGAtg ACCAAATGAACCAAAATGGAGGCGCCGGTCATGGAACATCTGGATCAGTTATAGGTGGTGCTGTTGGTGGTGTTTTCGGCCTCCTTACAGTTGCCCTCATCATCGGGCTTTTAATCATCGTTAGGag AAGAAGACAGGACAGCACCGACGGCCCTAAGACAGATGCAGCAG AGGAAAGCAGCGTAGTCTACCAGAACACCAGTGCTTCTGCCGGTATTTACAATGAACTCAAAGATAAAATGGATGAAGCGAAACCTAGCAAAGGGCATGTAAACAATGCTAAAGGTCAGTATGCTAATTGTAGTTTATTGAAACCAGAGTAA
- the LOC128204478 gene encoding receptor-type tyrosine-protein phosphatase kappa-like: MSTYADDDTRVKLTGGDTDFINASFVDGYRQENEYIASQGPTDNTMQDYSVFWRMVWQQKVGKIVMLTNLVEDGKPKCDQYWPDHGITKQYSEINVTCLTEDMYADFVMRTFSVKMAKEGMTVQQFHFTSWPDKGVPDDVTSLVDFRHRVLQTKSPLCGPTIVHCSAGVGRTGTYIAMDLLTREGEAEGSVDIHGCVTNIRHRRTRMIQTADQYAFLHHALVHTLAFDSKPVQTEGFANYVSDSENEQRLIKQFKQLEISMERSEEEQQASERNSALIKSNREGADIPGNLYRPRLHLGKEPGHDYINAMYVNSYKQRNHFVLAMTPLEETVADSLCLTMQEKAACIVDMGKECSLYIPDLDTQAQFGLYTVDNLRQKSTIYSVNRVLRISYNGQGGPSEHTVSHYQVTAWQDNVNTPESATHFLQLVKEVEIKAASGSVIMHCKTGGGRCGLYAAVWTLLEKTGIEHEVSVFNTIRQLRARRPNAVVTTEQYAFCHDCVSEYLQSFDIYSNFS; the protein is encoded by the exons ATGTCTACATATGCAGATGACGACACCAGAGTGAAATTGACGGGCGGAGATACGGATTTTATCAACGCAAGCTTTGTAGAT GGATACAGGCaagaaaatgaatacattgCTTCTCAAG GTCCAACAGATAACACCATGCAAGACTACTCGGTGTTTTGGCGTATGGTTTGGCAGCAGAAAGTGGGCAAGATCGTCATGCTTACCAATTTAGTGGAAGACGGG aAACCAAAATGCGACCAATACTGGCCTGACCATGGAATCACTAAACAGTACAGCGAGATAAACGTGACGTGTTTAACTGAAGACATGTACGCCGACTTCGTGATGAGAACGTTTTCAGTGAAAATG GCTAAAGAGGGCATGACAGTCCAACAGTTTCATTTCACCAGCTGGCCGGACAAAGGGGTCCCCGATGATGTAACTTCCCTGGTCGATTTCCGTCACAGGGTTCTACAAACAAAATCGCCACTTTGTGGACCTACAATCGTTCACTGCAG TGCTGGCGTTGGCAGGACGGGAACGTACATAGCGATGGACTTGTTGACGAGAGAGGGTGAAGCTGAAGGGTCCGTTGACATTCATGGTTGTGTCACAAATATCAGACATCGACGTACACGTATGATCCAAACGGCA GATCAATATGCTTTTCTGCACCACGCACTTGTTCACACGTTAGCGTTTGACAGTAAACCCGTTCAAACGGAGGGGTTTGCGAACTACGTGTCGGATTCGGAGAACGAACAGAGGCTAATCAAACAATTCaag caaCTGGAGATTAGCATGGAAAGATCTGAAGAGGAGCAACAAGCATCTGAAAGAAATTCAGCCTTAATAAAGTCCAACAGGGAGGGCGCTGACATTCCAG GTAACTTGTACAGACCTAGGTTGCATTTAGGAAAAGAACCGGGGCATGATTATATCAACGCCATGTATGTTAAT AGCTACAAACAACGGAATCATTTTGTACTAGCGATGACCCCACTTGAAGAGACCGTGGCTGACTCTCTCTGTCTCACGATGCAGGAAAAAGCCGCCTGCATCGTCGATATGGGGAAAGAATGCTCCTTGTACATTCCTGATCTTGACACACAGGCGCAGTTTGGTTTATATACAGTAGACAATCTGCGACAGAAGTCAACAATATACAGTGTCAACAGGGTGCTTAGAATAAGCTACAACGGCCAG gGAGGACCTTCTGAACATACGGTATCACACTACCAAGTTACGGCCTGGCAAGACAATGTTAATACTCCCGAATCCGCAACTCACTTTTTGCAACTTGTCAAGGAAGTAGAGATAAAGGCCGCATCTGGATCAGTCATTATGCATTGCAA GACTGGTGGAGGACGCTGCGGCCTGTATGCGGCTGTTTGGACGCTTCTGGAGAAAACAGGCATAGAGCATGAGGTTTCGGTGTTTAACACAATTCGCCAGCTGCGGGCGAGACGGCCAAATGCCGTAGTGACAACA gagCAGTACGCATTTTGTCACGATTGTGTGTCCGAGTATCTGCAATCATTCGACATCTACTCCAATTTCTCCTAG
- the LOC128204479 gene encoding serine-rich adhesin for platelets-like, producing SSNSSSSSSSSSSSSSSSSSSSSSSSSSSSSRSSSSSSSSSSSISSSSSSSSSTSSSSSSSSSSSSSSSSSSSSSSSSRSGSGSGSSSSSSSSSSSSSSSSSSSSSSSSSSSSSSSSISSSSSSSSSSSSSSSSSSSSSSSSSSSSSCSNSSSSSSSSSSSSFSSSSSSRSSSSSSSSSSSSSSSSSSSSSSSSNSSSSSSSSSSSSSSSSSSSSSSSSSSSSSSSSSSSSSSSSSSSSSRKSSSSSSSSSSSSSRRRSSSSSSSSSSSSSSSSSSGSSSSSSSGSGSGSSSSSSSSSSSSSSRSRSSSSSSSSSSSSSSSSSSSSSSSSSSSSSSSINNSELLYERQKDEDDRRINHYCNNSSDIRKGTICGKSDKYCWSACADGLTGDFCDSPCYAGCETCKKKNANICSSCKTGRYGKNKQYLTCNNHCNNNCVNNSCNAWYGLCDKGCVNGYKGNNCTDTCAGHCLNKTCQQFNDACVHGCDDGFYGRKCFYTCKRVESNCLVCTSNGNIFSSCTRCINGSYPGTSGKCVPCEPNCSGGCNSSGGVCYACVDGYRGSFCNVSCASNCKSCLQNNDECNECKEEFWGSDCLKKCSTNCKRGNDSMSSCDIISGKCKHGCLSESYGLQCSLSCDKHCLASEGGFLQCNQMDGQCRLGCENGYKQTDTGCINGKVGDDSAGTSGATVGDAVGGAISLLAIALVSGMFIFMLRRRRKDSIEADARADEEARTYEQLQERTEQPIYQNQNVDDNCTDNYAVLFTDTNI from the exons agtagtaatagtagtagtagtagtagtagtagtagtagtagtagtagtagtagtagtagtagtagtagtagtagtagtagtagtagtagtagtagaagtagtagtagtagtagtagtagtagtagtagtattagtagtagtagtagtagtagtagtagtactagtagtagtagtagtagtagtagtagtagtagtagcagtagcagtagcagtagcagtagcagtagcagtagtagaagtggtagtggtagtggtagtagtagtagtagtagtagtagtagtagtagtagtagtagtagtagtagtagtagtagtagcagcagcagcagcagcagcagcagcagcagcagcatcagcagtagtagtagtagtagtagtagtagtagtagtagtagtagtagtagtagtagtagtagtagtagtagtagtagtagtagtagttgtagtaatagtagtagtagtagtagtagtagtagtagtagtagttttagtagtagtagtagtagtagaagtagtagtagtagtagtagtagtagta gtagtagtagtagtagtagtagtagtagtagtagtagtagtagtaatagtagtagtagtagtagtagtagtagtagtagtagtagtagtagtagtagtagtagtagtagtagtagtagtagtagtagtagtagtagtagtagtagtagtagtagtagtagtagtagtagtagtagtagtagtagaaaaagtagtagtagtagtagtagtagtagtagtagtagtagtagaagaagaagtagtagtagtagtagtagtagtagtagtagtagtagtagtagtagtagtagtggtagtagtagtagtagtagtagtggtagtggtagtggtagtagtagtagtagtagtagtagtagtagtagtagtagtagtagaagtagaagcagtagcagtagtagtagtagtagtagtagtagtagtagtagtagtagtagtagtagtagtagtagtagtagtagtagtagtagtagtagt ATAAACAATTCAGAACTACTATATGAAAGACAGAAAGATGAAGATGACAGGCGGATCAACCATTATTGCAACAACTCTTCTGATATTAG GAAAGGAACAATCTGTGGGAAAAGTGACAAATACTGTTGGAGTGCATGTGCGGACGGTCTCACTGGCGATTTTTGTGATAGCCCTTGTTACGCAGGATgtgaaacatgtaaaaaaaagaatGCTAATATATGTTCATCTTGTAAAACTGGAAGGTATGGCAAGAACAAACAGTACTTAACATGCAATAACCATTGCAATAATAACTGTGTAAACAACTCGTGCAACGCTTGGTACGGTCTATGTGACAAAGGTTGTGTGAATGGATATAAAGGAAATAATTGTACCGATACATGCGCAGGACattgtttgaacaaaacatgtCAACAGTTCAATGATGCATGTGTTCACGGATGTGATGACGGATTTTATGGCcgtaaatgtttttatacatgtaaaaggGTTGAATCAAACTGTCTCGTTTGTACTTcaaatggaaacattttcagTTCCTGTACACGGTGCATTAATGGGTCATACCCAGGAACCAGCGGGAAGTGTGTTCCATGTGAACCGAATTGTTCTGGAGGATGTAACTCATCCGGGGGAGTATGCTATGCATGTGTAGATGGATATAGGGGGTCGTTCTGCAACGTTTCATGTGCATCGAATTGTAAATCATGCCTTCAAAATAACGATGAATGCAATGAATGCAAAGAAGAATTTTGGGGAAGTGACTGCTTAAAAAAATGCAGCACGAACTGTAAACGCGGGAACGATTCAATGTCTAGCTGTGATATAATTTCTGGGAAATGCAAACATGGGTGCCTATCTGAATCATATGGATTACAGTGTTCTCTTTCGTGTGACAAGCATTGTCTTGCTTCTGAAGGTGGGTTCCTTCAATGCAACCAAATGGATGGTCAGTGTAGATTAGGATGTGAGAATGGGTACAAACAGACGGACACAGGATGTATTAATG GCAAAGTTGGTGATGACAGTGCTGGAACGTCCGGAGCAACAGTTGGTGACGCTGTTGGTGGTGCTATCTCCCTTCTAGCAATTGCCCTTGTCAGCGGGATGTTCATCTTTATGTTGAG AAGACGAAGAAAGGACAGCATAGAAGCag ATGCAAGAGCAGACGAAGAGGCAAGAACATACGAGCAGCTACAAGAACGGACAGAACAACCAATCTACCAGAACCAGAATGTCGATGACAATTGCACTGACAATTATGCCGTGTTGTTTACagatacaaatatttaa